Below is a genomic region from Thermococcus alcaliphilus.
CCTTGCAGAATACTTTCCGGATGAGAAATTCCTAGTGGTTGGCGATGGTCCACTGATGGAAGAACTGAAAACCATGGCCCCTCCTAACGTCAAGTTTCTCGGTTATAGGGAGGATATTGATACCATACTCGCGGAGAGCAAAATGCTAATAGTTCCTTCCCTGAGAGAGGGATTTGGGCTTGTGATTGTTGAAGCTAATTCCCTTGGAGTGCCCGTAATTGGAAGGGCTGTTGGGGGAATAAAGGAGCTCATAAGGGATGGAAAAAATGGGTATCTCTTTAAAGACTTTGACGAGCTTATAGAAAGGGTGGAGCTTTTGCTCGATAACAAAAAAGCTTTAAAAATGGGTAAAATTGGAAGAAGAATCGGTGAAAAGTACACGTGGGAAAAAGTCGCTGAGAGAGTTGAGAGGGTTTACACGGAAGTTTTAGGTGAGGGACATGACGATAGTGATAAACATGCGAGAAGGCGTTGACTGGGAGAAAATCAAGATAGCTGCTAGGTTTATTAGAGAGGGGAAACTTGTTGCGTTTCCTACGGAGACGGTTTATGGATTGGGTGCAGATGCTCTAAATGAAAACGCTGTCAAAAGAATCTTCGAGGCAAAGGGGAGACCTCCGGATAATCCTTTGATAATTCACATAGCCGAGTTTGATCAGGTTTATGAGCTCGCAAGAGAAGTCCCTGAGAAAGCTAAAATGCTTGCAGAGAAGTTCTGGCCGGGGCCGTTGACAATAGTGCTCCCCAAAGGGGACAAAGTTCCCTATGCAACCACAGGCGGGTTAGAGACTGTGGCGATAAGAATGCCCGCTCATGAGATTGCCCTTGCGTTGATAAAGACAAGCAAAAGACCCATTGCTGCGCCTTCAGCCAATATAAGCGGAAAGCCAAGCCCCACTCTAGCGGAACACGTTGCCGACGACTTTTATGGAAGGATAGAGTGCATAATAGATGGGGGCGAGACAAAGATAGGGGTAGAATCAACGGTAATAGATCTAACCACAGAGCCTCCGATGCTCTTAAGACCTGGTGGGTTGCCTCTTGAGGAAATAGAGAGGGTAATCGGAAAAATAAAGATTCATCCAGCCGTAAAAGGGAAACCGGTAAAGCTGGCAAAAGCTCCCGGAATGAAGTACAAACACTACGCCCCAGAGGCTCAGGTTATAGTCATCGAAGGAGAGCGTAAAAGGGTTAAAGAGAAGATCAAGGAGCTTGTCAAAGAGTACAAAGCTCAGGGGATGAAAGTTGGTGTAATGGCCACCGGGGATTTCTATGAGGCAGACGCATATTTCAACATAGGGGAGAGCGAGGAAGAGATAGCAAGAAATCTATTTAAAGCCCTTAGAGAACTCGATAAGTCTGGAGTAGACATAATACTAGCTGAAGGGATTGAAGAGAGAGGATTAGGGCTTGCAGTTATGAATAGACTCAAGAAAGCGGCTGGATATAGAGTGATAAGGGTCTAATTTTTCGAAAATTTTTTGAGTTTTAATGTGTTCTATTGTCCATCGGAGAAAGCGTTAAATACACTGGGGTAGAATAGATAATTGCTAAAACCAGGTGAGGTGACCCTTTTGATAACTGGTATAATAAGGTCCAGTCCAGGTGAGCTTGAACTAGCTGGGAAAAGCTTGGTGACTAAGGGAGAGCTGAAAACCGGTATAAGACTTCTTATAAAGTCTGCGAGAGAGTATGAAAAACAAAAAAGAATTTTAGATGCTGCTCGGATTTACAGATACATTGGAGACCTCATTCTTAGTGCCAATCCACAGGCTTTGAAAGATGCCAGACCTTTTCTCCTTAAGAGTGCGTATTATTATTTGGATATTCTGGAAAGAGAAGTCGAAGCTGAGGATCCCAATTTAGAACTTCTTGACGAATTCTGCTCCAATACCCTCAGAATATTTGAAATTCTCGGTGAGAAAAATAAATTTGAAAAATACGCAAAGGAATTCGCAGTGATGTACAAATCCATGGGCGACACTCAAATGAAAAGGAAGAAAATCCAGAAGGCAATTGAGTCTTATGAAGCAGCATATAGGTACTACAAGATAATTCACGATTCAGCTGGTATTGAGGACATGGCAAGTATTTTGCTTGACCTCTATGGGAAAGGAGCGGAAATATTTGTGGCCAAGAAAGAATATCAAAAAGCGGGAGACACCTTTTTCAAGCTCGCCTTTATCGTTAAAGACGTTTTTGGTTATGATGAACACTTTATGGAACTCATGGAGAACGCGGGAAGAAACTACGAGAGAGCGGGAAGGGAATGGTACGCTGATGGAAATCTCTACTATACTTCAAAATCTTTTCTTAGCGCTGAGTATTCCTATTTATTAGCGGGGAACTCTCAAAGAACAAAGCTCATAGGTTTAAATACCACAAAAATGCTCTATCAGCTCGCAGGAGAATATAGAAAAGAGGGCTTTATGGAGGAGCTTGGAGACACCCTGCTAATGCTTGCTCAATCCCTCTTCGCTCTTGATAAGCTTCTGGAAGGCTTAAAGACTTACAAGAACCTCATCCTGGAAGTGGAAGCAACACTAGAACACAGATACAGAATAAGAAAAGCCCTTCTCCTCTATCTGGCCGCTAAGGAAAGAAGCAGAAACTACCTAGAATTTGTTGAGCATATGGACTTCTATGCAAAGAGAGAGGCTTATGCACAGGCAATAGAACTGGCAGAGCTCATCTTCGAGACAAGATATCCAGAAATTAAAAAAGGATTGCAAAAAGTAGAAGGATTCAGCCCAGAATAGCTTTCCTTCTATAGCCCCTCCTTCTGGCATCCCTCAAGAAAAATATCTCTTCAACAAGCTCTTTCTCCTTAAGAATCTTCAGAGCATAGCGAACAGTCCTTTCAGAAAGGTTTGTTTTTCTTGCAAGCTCCTTAGAGGATACCGGTCTGTCTTCTAAGGCATTAAATACCTGAAGCGCCGATTTTGGCAAAGCAAAGTAAATCCCCCCTCATCACAACCACCAAAAAAAGGAGGGAAAAGAGAGTTTATAAGAGTTTTGATAGAGGCAATTTCAAGTCTGCTGTCTTATGGTTACTCTTGGAAGAGGAATTGGATACGGAATTCTCATTTCTTTGGAAATTACCATTATCAGGGGGGTTATTTCATTAGTTACAAAGTTCACTATCTCCGCAAACATTTCTGGAGGGATTTTCTTTTCTTTTTCCCAACCATCAAGGATTTCATCTATCTGCTCTTTCTTGGGCGGCAGATAAAACACCGCTCCCTTTATTAGCGCCCTCGCAATCTCAGGGTTGTATCCGATCTGATAAGTGAAGAACACCTCAATGCCGTTTACTTTCCCAGAAGGAGTCTTTACTTCTCCCAATCTAACCTCCTCAATTTTTGGAGAGAGATTCACCTCAACCTTGCCAAGTATTCCCCCCTGCTTTTCAACTTCAATGTTCGTTATGTTAACACCTACAACGGGCATTTTTCCACCTCCTCCTAAAGATAAACATTGCCCTATTAAAGATTACCGATCGAATTTAAAAAGAACAATGACAAAAAGGATATCATGCCAAGAGAAAAGGTCGTTAGAGTGTGGGACGAGAGGGAAGTTGTGTATTCACCCAAGCGATGGAGAATCTTAAAAGAAAAGCGTGAAAAAGCCCTAAAAATAATGGAGAGACTGGAGCAATTTGAGCCTCATGTTTACGGGAGTGTGGCAAGGGGAGACGTCAGGAAAGATAGTGATATCGACATCGTGATCCCCTATAAGGTTCCCAGCTTCTTAATCGAGCTGAGCTTGGAAGGAATCCCATTTGAAAAGCGGAGAATTGTTATGGCTACACCTTGGCACTTAATAAAAGGCCATATTGAAATCGACGAAGAAACTACGATAACGTTTCCCCTTGTTGAGCCCAAGGATAGAGAGATCGAATTCTACAAATGGGGAGGTATGGTTGACCTCTGGGGGCTCAAAACAAACCTCCGGGTGCCGGGAGTTAACAAAAAGCTAATACTAATAGTTCCAACAGAAAAAGGACACATAGAGAGGGAAGTCATTGGGAGAGAGAGCGAGGTTGCAAAAATTCTTGGAGTGAGCATAGATATAGTCCAAGAAAGGGTTAAGATTCTAACCAGAAGGGATTCCATTGGGAGAACCGGAATCTACCTCAATGAGGAAGTTCCCGACTGGATGAGCTTTGAGGAAGCATTGAAAAGGATATCAGATAGAGATCCGAACGTTAGGAAAAGAGTCAGGGAAAGCGGTGGAATTTAAAAACACCTTGGCGAAAAATTTATAAAGCGTCTGCAATTGATTATCTACCGGGCTTGTGCGGTGGTAGTCTAGCCTGGCCTAGGACAGCGGCCTGCCACGCCGCGGGCCCGGGTTCAAATCCCGGCCACCGCACCAACTTTTTCTGAGCCAAGCAAATTTAAATCTTGGCATTTCGAGCATGTTGGAGGTAGTTAAATATAGAAATGAAAAAAAAGTATATGTAAGCTGGAGTGAAATACTCAATCTCTTCTCAATCCACGTGTTGCTATCATGTCCGCCTCTATTGCTTTGTATGCCTTGAGAAGTTCGTCTTCCGAAAGTTCAATTCCAAGAGCCACTGCAACATCCATATCGAATTCCAGTCTCAATTTGTTTGGCCTATATGGAATTACTGCGAATTCAAGCACTGCTTGATTCTTTCTTTCCGCAATCCAAAATTGTTCATATCTCTCTTCAAACTCCTCACTTATTTGCTTTGTCAGGGCAGGGAATTCCTTGTCTTTGTATTTATCGAAGACCTTTACCAAGTTCTCCACGTATTCCTCAGGTGGATAGAGCCTCATAGAATATAAATCTGGACCACGTATATCAACGAATCTTCCAGTTGTTTCCTCTTTCGAATTGAAGAAGTTTGCAAGAAAGAAAATTGAATTCATAAGAACTACCATAGCTTTTGCCCGTTTGGGGTTTTCTTCTGTTATGATCTTGAGCTGATCGGCAGGGACTATTTTCTCTTCTGAATAAAATGCTACAAGTTTTTGATTTGGAGAGAATGGGTTTATACGACGAGTCATTACTGTATTGGTGCTATTTCTCTCAATAGCCCTTCTTACACTTTCCCAGAATTTCTTATCTGTTTTTCCCTTGTATCCAGAGAGTTTTACTATCTCATCAAAGTGCTCGTAACTTTCCTTTGCCATGTAATCGTGCTTGCCGGTTATATCCATTGTATCAAGGCCTACAGGCGTTCTGAGTGCAGGAACGAAATGTTCACGTTTCATTCTGAATTCTGCAACACCAGCTGAGGTCGATGCTACAATCTCGTTTGGTGTTTCCTTTCTGAGTATCAAGAATGCTTGGTCTGTTCTTCCTTCTCCAATGTTACGTGTTATTGTGAGGATATTTGATGAGCCTCCAGAGAAGCGATATCCCTCCTTGAAGTATCCCTCTGGGAACTTCAGTAATTTCTTGTTTGCTTTGCTTATTATGTTGACGAGAGCGTCTTTTCCATCAAGCGTCGCACCGCTGATGAACACCATCAAGTTTTCGAAATGCCTTTCGATCTCTTCGAGAGTGTGTGCATCAATGTCCAGATCGCTACTTCTGTATCTCTCTTCCTTCTTTATAGTTTCTGCAATTCTTTTCACATCCTCCTCAGTTAGCTTATTGAGGTTCTTTTTGATCAGGCAGAATTTGACCTTATGGTTTTTTGGCCGTTTTTTTGGATCAACTTTCTTCGCTATTATGAGCACATCCCTATATTCCGACCATTCAGAGAACCCATAGTTTATCGTCGATTTTATTATATATAGCGGTAGCCATTTCGTGAAGACAAGCTCTCTCACTTTCTTCGTTTCACGTCCCCTGAGTATACTTATCGGGATAACCCCTCCAAAAGTCCCCCCTTCTTTGAGAAACACATCCGCAAGTGCTATAAAATGGCCCCAAAGTCCTACTTCTCCACCAACGACGTCCCTGAAGCGCTCCAAATCGACGTATCTTTTTATTCCTCGTTCTATTTTTGTAAATGGTGGATTCATAAGGACAACATCCATATGGGGTAGCAAGATGTTATATGCCGCACCGTTCACTTCAAAAGCCTTTGCTTGGTTCTGTTGACCACCTTTTCTCACGTTTACGAACTCCATAATACTACGATATCCAGGTTTTATCCTTGTGTCTGGAGACAGTTTGAGACTGTCTCCAAGTGCTATCTGGACTTTATTGATTGTGATACCTGGATTCATCGCTGCCAAATTTGCACCTGCAAGGTGCACTGAAAATGGCATTATATCAGCGCCATAGATTTGTTGTTCGCAGAATTTTTTGTGAGGGTCTCCTCTCTTACCCTTCTTTTTCCAAAGTTCCAGCTTGCGTTTATACGCTGCAGTGAGAATAGTTCCCGACCCACATGCTGGATCAAATACAGTTGCATTTTCATCCTCAATTGTTAGTTGAGCAAGCAGATCTGCTGCTATTGGGCGAGTATAGAATGCTGCCAATAACTTCCTGATTTTTTCTGGCATAAGTTCGTGGAATAGCCTTCCAGGTAGCTCATACCGAATCTTTTCAACTTTCAGACCCCAGATAAGTTTGAATGTGTCTTCGACGTATTGTTCTGGAATGACTTCGAGGACATTGAGTTCAAAAATTGGCTTGTAGTTTATTTCGAGAATTCTATCAAAAAGTGTTTGGGCAGTCTTTTTATCGACTTTTCTGAGGTCAACTCCTTTTGTTATAGTCGGGTGTTCAACAGAGTAGAGCCTCAGGAATAAAACTTGACTCAGAAATATATATGTTGCAAGAAATCTAAAGACCTCCTCTTTTTTTGCTTTACCACTTATACCAAAGAAAAGTTCTTCGTTGGTGATTATTCTCGTTATCTCGGTTTCAGTAAGCTTGATGCTATCCATTATGGACATCACATGTTCTTTGAGGACTGCGAGTACTGTTGACAGCGGGAACGTTGTTGGTATATTCTTTTCTATGGCTTTTCTGATCTCATAAAGGACATTTGAGAAAGAATCTCTTATTTCCATTGAAGGATTCATGACAAGGACATAAGTGGGGGCTGTTTCAACAAAATTTTCAAGTGCATCTTGATCGTATGGACTTATTTTTCGCACTTCCTCAGGGAAGAACACTATCATTCCATATTCTATGCCCGTATCACGTACATGGTCTTGATACTGGAGAATGGCGTCTATGACAAGTTTTGCTCGTTTGAGCGGATCTCCAATTTTTACACTTACTATCCATTTTTCTCCCAACCATTCAACAATCAAGTCAGGAACAGATTTGTATGAGATTTCTGATATTCCTTTCCCACCATGCCTTTCAAAAACTTTGACCATTGGTGTATAGAGAGATCTCTCTGTGACTTTACCTTTTTTCACTCTCCCCATTATATTCCACCATTCACAGGCATTTGAATGAAACTATAAAACAATTTTGTCCGCCAAAATGATGTAGAGTATTTTTCAAAAACAAACATGTAAAAGAAAAAGGGTCAGAAGTTAAGAGTATATAGTTCATCACGCATTCTCTTCAACCTTTCGAACTTCTCTTCGAGTCCTGTGTTTTCGATTATATCTCTGTTGTCTCGCACGGACATTCTACGTATTGTCAGCTCCTCTTCGAGTTCTGCGATTATTTTGTCAAACTCGTATTTCGCAAACAGCACTTTGAACTATCTCACCACAAAATCACCAAAACTTGCCAAGAAATCACCAAAAAGTAAAATTAAATTGAAAAATAGAGAAAGACAATCAGCCGGTAGCACCTTTTAGAGCATCCTTACATGCGCATCTCCTGACCTTTGGAATGTACTCCACAGCTTTCATCAAAAGGAGCTTTATCTCTTCGCTTTTTTGTTGCATGAGTTCCACAACCTCCGAATGGGTGAGCTTGGTCTTACTTATGCCAGCGGCATAGTTGGTAACAATGGCAACACTCGCATAGCACATCTCAAGTTCTCTAGCCAAGATTGCCTCAGGAGATTGAGTCATCCCTACCACATCAGCACCAAGGATTTTCAGCGCTCTAATCTCCGCCCTTGTTTCAAATCTTGGCCCCTCCATGGCGGCATAAGTCCCTCTTGGGTGATAGCTAAAACCTAGCTCCCTAGCAGCTCTTATTAAAGCCTCTCTAAGCTCTGGACAGTAGGGATCAGTAAAATCAATATGGGCAACAAACTTCCTTTCATGGGGCGAATCCTCCCCATCATAAAAAGTATAAACCCGGTTTTTTGTAAAATCAATTAGCTGATCAAGTATAACAAAATCTCCTGGCTTCATAGTCTCGTTTAAAGATCCTACTGCCGATGTCGCGAGTATTCTCTCAACGCCCAGCTCGTACAGCCCCCATATGTTGGCGCGGTAGTTTATCTTATGTGGCGGAACGCTGTGCTTCTCTCCATGCCTTGCCAAAAACGCAATCTCTTCGCCCTTATACGTTCCAATTTTTACCTTAATGTCCCCATAAGGAGTCTCAACCCTCTCTTCCCTAACGTTTTCCAGAAGCTTTGGATCGTAAACCCCAGATCCACCTATTATCGCTATCCTCACCACAAGCATCACCAGAAAAAGTTGGAAGAAAAGAATTTAAAGCTAATGTCATTCCTTAGATTCCTCTTCGGCTGCAAGCCTTAGAACCTTAATCAATATCTCTGCCAAAAGTCTTGAATTCCATTTTAGGTCTCTGACATTCTTTACGGTCTCTATGGCTTTATCCAAATCATCTTCCTTTAGATAACCCAAGGCAATTTCTCCGAATGCCAAGGAGCGCAGATAGCTATCTTGTATTTTGTTTGCGTATTTTAATGCTTTCTCTTTTTCTCCAGCCCTCGTTAAAAATGACACCACCTTTACCTGCACGCTCTCATCAGGCACTTTTTCTGCAATTCTCTCCACTAGCTCGATGTACTCTCTCCTCGGAGATTTTATGAGAATGTCGAGCAATTTCTTTGCAGCACTTACCAGTTCCTCCTCTTTTAGAAGTTCAAAGAACTTTGAAACGTGTTCTGGAGAGTCAACAAGCTCTTCTATGATTTCGTTGATGAACCTTTCCCTGTTTCCCTCAACAGTGTTAAAGATATCCAGGGCATTCATGACTTCTCCGCCTTTAATGTAGTACTTTATTATCTCCGATTTTGCCATAGAGCTCCAAGGTTCTTCAAGCAGTTCTTTTGAAACTTTGATTGCTTTAGCAAGCTGACCTTCAGATAGGTATCCCCTGATAATTGGAATAAGCATGCTGTTTCTCACTCTGCCGTCTTTGATTTTCATTGCATAAGAAACAGCTAAATCGTAGAGCTTGAGTTTTAACGCAGCTTCTATCATCTTTTCCAGAGCTCTATTCCGGACTTTAGAAGGCATACGTTCAACCAGTTCAAGAACTCTATTAAAGACCCTTGCAGCGGCGGCTTTGTTTGTTTCTCCTAGATAAGTGGCAAGCTGAATAAGCAAAAAAGCGAGCTCAGCTGCATCTTCAATTTCTTCTGCAGTCTCTAACGCTCTTCTAAAGGCATCCTTGTACTTTTCGTTACCCATGCGGAAAAGCTCAACTCCAATATTAGCATAGGTGAGTGCTCTAATTTTCGGGTCTGCTATTATACCGACGAGATCAAAAATATCACTAATTGTACTCTCTTTCATTGTTCATCATCACAAAAAATTTGATAAAGGAATATTTAACCATTTTGACAATTCTATTTTATACTCATAAAACAAAAGTCGGAAATGAATTCGTCAAAAAACGAATCAGCTGAGTTCATCATAAACTACACTGACAACCTCACCATCGTCCAATGAGACAAAGCTCACTTTTATCTTTTTGCCAGTTTTGGGATCTACTACAACAAAATCAGGCTTCTTAAGGTATTCACTTGAAGGAACACGCCAGACATCGTCGTAATGAAGTTTTAGCTCCTTCATGAACTTCTTTAAATCCTTTTTAATCATCGTCGGCATAGGTATCACCACTATATTATACAACTTTAAAGTATAAAAGCCTTTCTAATCGATGCTTGTCAAAAATAATATCGTCAAATGTCTATATACACAGCATGCTCCCTTGGGGTACCCCTAACTCCCTCGCTACCGGGCGGCATTTAGCCTTTAGAAGATAGAAAATGCGCTCATCCTTAATCTCGCTGAGAGTTTCAAAGTTCCCCTGCCCTTTTGCTATAATGACATCCGCTCTTCTGAAAATCTCCATGAATTCCTCTGAAACCTCTCCAAAGGGAACACCCACAATTCCAGAACCCGTTGAAATTATTGTCCCAATCTCATCAAATTTAGCAGCTTTTAAATCATCTACAGTTGCATCGTTTATTATCGGGGCTTCTTTTCCAGCAATGTAGATATCTAGGTGAGGAAAATTTTCCCGAATCTTTTTCAAGAAGAGCTTATCAAAGTATATCTCACCACAGTTATCAGTAAGGTACAACAAAACTTTGGCATTTTCAAGCCTTTTGAAGAGCTCTTCAGAGCGGTCTATGTAAAGCTCTTCTTTAATGAGCCTCATTATGTCTTCTTCAATCTTTTCCGGGGAGTATCCAACGGCAAAATCAATTACGTTACCCACTATTGCAAGCTTTAACGCTGTTTTAAGGTCAACTTCCATGATAGCTTCAATCTCATTCAAGACTCTCTCAGCCAACTTGTTGGAGGACTCTTTGTAGGCTTTAAACGGATCACGAACTCCAAGGAATTTGTAGAGATCAAAAAATATCTTGCTGGACACTATTGCAGGTATAGAATCTTCTTCAAGCTTTCCCATAAGCTTTGCACAGAAAACAGCGGCTTTCTTTCTTTTTGCTAAGTCTTCTGTGCTCATTTCAATTATCCTCTGGCACTGATTCGCGATACATGTGAAACATTCATAGTGAATCTTCATACCTATCCCATTAAAGTTTGCAATAGATTTAAAAAGCATTAACCGAACATTTGTTCGGTGAGGACAATGGAGGTAATAGACAAGGCAAAATTCGGAAGGTTTCATTACATTCTTCTAGCCATCCTCGGAACGGTGTGGGCATTCATAGCAATAAACACCCTTTCCGTGAGCTTTGTGATTCCTTTGTTAAGCAAGGAACCGGCATTTCAGGGGAGTCTGAGCAAACTTGGAGCAATGGGATCCGCAGCACTGTGGGGGATGCTCTTCGGTGCATGGTTTTTCGGAACAGTTGCCGACTACATAGGAAGAAAAAACGCCTTAACATTGGCAGTTTCGCTTTTTGGATTGGGAAGCATTGCGAGTAGTTTCGCTAATAGCTTGAATCAGCTTATAGCACTTAGGTTTATAGTTGGGCTAGGTCTAGGGGGAGCTCTGCCGGTTGCAAGCTCCTATTTCGCCGAGTTCATGCCCGCAAAAATTAGGGGGGCTATGATATCTATCCTAGAAAGCTTCTGGGCTATTGGTACTATAATAATTGGAATAGTTGCAATCCTCCTAAAAGCCAGCTGGAGAAGCATTCTCCTGTTTGGTGGAAGTGTGTTGCTGTTGCTCCCA
It encodes:
- a CDS encoding N-6 DNA methylase, encoding MGRVKKGKVTERSLYTPMVKVFERHGGKGISEISYKSVPDLIVEWLGEKWIVSVKIGDPLKRAKLVIDAILQYQDHVRDTGIEYGMIVFFPEEVRKISPYDQDALENFVETAPTYVLVMNPSMEIRDSFSNVLYEIRKAIEKNIPTTFPLSTVLAVLKEHVMSIMDSIKLTETEITRIITNEELFFGISGKAKKEEVFRFLATYIFLSQVLFLRLYSVEHPTITKGVDLRKVDKKTAQTLFDRILEINYKPIFELNVLEVIPEQYVEDTFKLIWGLKVEKIRYELPGRLFHELMPEKIRKLLAAFYTRPIAADLLAQLTIEDENATVFDPACGSGTILTAAYKRKLELWKKKGKRGDPHKKFCEQQIYGADIMPFSVHLAGANLAAMNPGITINKVQIALGDSLKLSPDTRIKPGYRSIMEFVNVRKGGQQNQAKAFEVNGAAYNILLPHMDVVLMNPPFTKIERGIKRYVDLERFRDVVGGEVGLWGHFIALADVFLKEGGTFGGVIPISILRGRETKKVRELVFTKWLPLYIIKSTINYGFSEWSEYRDVLIIAKKVDPKKRPKNHKVKFCLIKKNLNKLTEEDVKRIAETIKKEERYRSSDLDIDAHTLEEIERHFENLMVFISGATLDGKDALVNIISKANKKLLKFPEGYFKEGYRFSGGSSNILTITRNIGEGRTDQAFLILRKETPNEIVASTSAGVAEFRMKREHFVPALRTPVGLDTMDITGKHDYMAKESYEHFDEIVKLSGYKGKTDKKFWESVRRAIERNSTNTVMTRRINPFSPNQKLVAFYSEEKIVPADQLKIITEENPKRAKAMVVLMNSIFFLANFFNSKEETTGRFVDIRGPDLYSMRLYPPEEYVENLVKVFDKYKDKEFPALTKQISEEFEERYEQFWIAERKNQAVLEFAVIPYRPNKLRLEFDMDVAVALGIELSEDELLKAYKAIEADMIATRGLRRD
- a CDS encoding L-threonylcarbamoyladenylate synthase translates to MTIVINMREGVDWEKIKIAARFIREGKLVAFPTETVYGLGADALNENAVKRIFEAKGRPPDNPLIIHIAEFDQVYELAREVPEKAKMLAEKFWPGPLTIVLPKGDKVPYATTGGLETVAIRMPAHEIALALIKTSKRPIAAPSANISGKPSPTLAEHVADDFYGRIECIIDGGETKIGVESTVIDLTTEPPMLLRPGGLPLEEIERVIGKIKIHPAVKGKPVKLAKAPGMKYKHYAPEAQVIVIEGERKRVKEKIKELVKEYKAQGMKVGVMATGDFYEADAYFNIGESEEEIARNLFKALRELDKSGVDIILAEGIEERGLGLAVMNRLKKAAGYRVIRV
- a CDS encoding winged helix-turn-helix domain-containing protein; this translates as MPKSALQVFNALEDRPVSSKELARKTNLSERTVRYALKILKEKELVEEIFFLRDARRRGYRRKAILG
- the mtnP gene encoding S-methyl-5'-thioadenosine phosphorylase, with amino-acid sequence MVRIAIIGGSGVYDPKLLENVREERVETPYGDIKVKIGTYKGEEIAFLARHGEKHSVPPHKINYRANIWGLYELGVERILATSAVGSLNETMKPGDFVILDQLIDFTKNRVYTFYDGEDSPHERKFVAHIDFTDPYCPELREALIRAARELGFSYHPRGTYAAMEGPRFETRAEIRALKILGADVVGMTQSPEAILARELEMCYASVAIVTNYAAGISKTKLTHSEVVELMQQKSEEIKLLLMKAVEYIPKVRRCACKDALKGATG
- a CDS encoding nucleotidyltransferase domain-containing protein, with amino-acid sequence MPREKVVRVWDEREVVYSPKRWRILKEKREKALKIMERLEQFEPHVYGSVARGDVRKDSDIDIVIPYKVPSFLIELSLEGIPFEKRRIVMATPWHLIKGHIEIDEETTITFPLVEPKDREIEFYKWGGMVDLWGLKTNLRVPGVNKKLILIVPTEKGHIEREVIGRESEVAKILGVSIDIVQERVKILTRRDSIGRTGIYLNEEVPDWMSFEEALKRISDRDPNVRKRVRESGGI
- a CDS encoding tetratricopeptide repeat protein; protein product: MKESTISDIFDLVGIIADPKIRALTYANIGVELFRMGNEKYKDAFRRALETAEEIEDAAELAFLLIQLATYLGETNKAAAARVFNRVLELVERMPSKVRNRALEKMIEAALKLKLYDLAVSYAMKIKDGRVRNSMLIPIIRGYLSEGQLAKAIKVSKELLEEPWSSMAKSEIIKYYIKGGEVMNALDIFNTVEGNRERFINEIIEELVDSPEHVSKFFELLKEEELVSAAKKLLDILIKSPRREYIELVERIAEKVPDESVQVKVVSFLTRAGEKEKALKYANKIQDSYLRSLAFGEIALGYLKEDDLDKAIETVKNVRDLKWNSRLLAEILIKVLRLAAEEESKE
- a CDS encoding damage-control phosphatase, producing the protein MKIHYECFTCIANQCQRIIEMSTEDLAKRKKAAVFCAKLMGKLEEDSIPAIVSSKIFFDLYKFLGVRDPFKAYKESSNKLAERVLNEIEAIMEVDLKTALKLAIVGNVIDFAVGYSPEKIEEDIMRLIKEELYIDRSEELFKRLENAKVLLYLTDNCGEIYFDKLFLKKIRENFPHLDIYIAGKEAPIINDATVDDLKAAKFDEIGTIISTGSGIVGVPFGEVSEEFMEIFRRADVIIAKGQGNFETLSEIKDERIFYLLKAKCRPVARELGVPQGSMLCI